A single genomic interval of Lysobacter avium harbors:
- a CDS encoding efflux RND transporter periplasmic adaptor subunit — protein MKASHWFIGLAVVVVALAAGWWGGRYFQPQSPSQDAANGAEQPRKILYYRNPMGLPDTSPVPKKDSMGMDYLPVYEGGEAPAAPGTVVLSPEKIQKLGVRTEAVRLHALSPGVRASATVQVDETRQYVIAPKFEGWVEQLYANQTGMTVRRGQPLLSVYSPELLAAQNEYRVADDAARKLAAGDSASAATMIRLRDGARQRLKNWGISDPHLATGRGKAGSLVIHAPANAVLVEKPIVQGDRFAAGDTILRLADLSTVWLIADVPATSTGLVSVGQQAHFTSSSMPGRSFEGRVGFIQPIIDASTRTLAVRVELPNPDGILRPGLFGDVTLSRENANEALTVARSAVLDSGVRQLVLVQVAEGRFEPRTVVLGERAGDRVEVLEGLRDGERVVVSANFLIDAESNLQSALQAMTDSPDTTPPGDHDHATPPAAEPDHSGHPGMTKSDPMPEPTTDPHSSHDSHGTEH, from the coding sequence ATGAAAGCTTCCCATTGGTTCATCGGCCTTGCCGTGGTTGTAGTTGCGCTGGCTGCCGGCTGGTGGGGTGGCCGCTACTTCCAACCGCAAAGCCCGTCGCAGGACGCCGCCAATGGTGCGGAGCAGCCGCGCAAAATCCTCTATTACCGTAACCCGATGGGCCTGCCCGACACGTCGCCTGTGCCCAAGAAGGATTCGATGGGCATGGACTACCTGCCCGTCTATGAGGGCGGCGAAGCGCCCGCCGCGCCGGGAACCGTGGTGCTGTCGCCGGAGAAGATCCAGAAGCTGGGCGTTCGTACCGAAGCGGTTCGCCTGCACGCCCTGTCACCTGGCGTGCGCGCCAGTGCCACCGTGCAGGTGGATGAAACCCGTCAGTACGTGATCGCGCCGAAATTCGAGGGTTGGGTGGAGCAGCTGTACGCCAACCAGACCGGCATGACGGTGCGACGCGGGCAGCCTCTGCTGTCGGTCTACAGCCCTGAACTGCTGGCAGCACAGAACGAATACCGGGTCGCGGACGACGCCGCACGCAAGCTTGCCGCCGGCGATAGTGCCAGCGCGGCGACAATGATCCGCCTGCGCGATGGCGCCCGGCAGCGCCTGAAAAACTGGGGCATCAGCGACCCGCATTTGGCGACGGGGCGTGGCAAAGCCGGCAGTCTGGTGATCCACGCGCCCGCCAACGCGGTGCTGGTGGAAAAGCCGATCGTGCAAGGGGACCGGTTTGCCGCCGGCGACACCATCCTGCGGCTGGCGGACCTGTCGACGGTGTGGTTGATCGCCGACGTGCCTGCGACCAGTACCGGGCTCGTGTCGGTCGGGCAGCAGGCACACTTCACGTCGTCGTCGATGCCGGGCCGGAGCTTCGAAGGTCGGGTCGGTTTCATCCAGCCCATCATCGACGCTTCCACCCGCACCCTGGCGGTCCGGGTGGAGTTGCCCAACCCCGACGGCATCCTGCGCCCCGGCCTGTTCGGCGATGTCACCCTGAGCCGTGAGAACGCCAACGAGGCGCTCACGGTTGCGCGCTCCGCGGTCCTGGACAGCGGTGTGCGGCAACTCGTGCTGGTGCAGGTCGCAGAGGGTCGATTCGAACCGCGGACGGTGGTTCTGGGCGAGCGCGCCGGCGATCGGGTCGAGGTGCTCGAAGGACTGCGTGACGGGGAACGCGTGGTGGTCTCAGCCAACTTCCTGATCGATGCCGAGAGCAACCTGCAATCCGCGCTGCAGGCCATGACCGACTCGCCGGACACCACCCCACCCGGCGATCACGATCACGCGACGCCACCGGCGGCCGAACCGGACCACAGCGGTCACCCGGGAATGACGAAGTCCGATCCGATGCCCGAACCCACAACGGATCCGCACTCTTCCCACGACTCGCACGGGACGGAGCACTGA
- a CDS encoding TolC family protein, whose amino-acid sequence MSQSRAFAAELDPGADVASIRNWLVENNPQLRALQTEAEAADAMVFPAGALPDPMATVKWQGIDPDHPNVLPANVGATDYMLQQKFPLWGKRELAREVAREQARASTYEHDAVALDLLANAEDAYVRYWHAREAIAVIDRLIGLLEQVEEIAGVRYALGMAAQQDSIRAQVERTSMQRQRIERQALRRVAVSALNTLLGRRADAPLAEPEAPPALAVGQSLFEATRQRIAAGNHPALQASAALATAANRRAELERRNRFPDVTLGVGAMQVGHRVDSYSLMLEVEIPFQQRARRGRERASRLLEEAALTRTDAARDELEGRLGSVWGRWQGAREQRELIEQTLLPQSEANFQSALASYQVGEVDFATLLEALREWQGADLLRVDATRDELLAAAAVRAISGDTQ is encoded by the coding sequence ATGAGCCAGTCCCGCGCGTTCGCAGCGGAGCTGGATCCAGGGGCCGATGTCGCCTCGATCCGTAACTGGCTGGTAGAAAACAATCCGCAATTGCGGGCGCTCCAGACCGAGGCCGAAGCTGCCGACGCGATGGTCTTTCCTGCAGGCGCCTTGCCCGACCCGATGGCAACGGTGAAATGGCAGGGTATCGATCCGGACCACCCGAACGTGCTTCCGGCGAACGTGGGAGCCACGGACTACATGCTGCAGCAGAAATTCCCGCTCTGGGGCAAGCGGGAGCTGGCACGCGAGGTTGCCCGCGAACAGGCCCGCGCGAGCACCTACGAGCACGACGCGGTAGCGCTGGACCTGCTGGCAAACGCCGAAGATGCGTACGTACGCTATTGGCACGCTCGCGAGGCCATCGCCGTCATCGACCGATTGATCGGACTGCTGGAACAGGTGGAGGAAATCGCCGGCGTCCGCTACGCCCTGGGCATGGCCGCCCAGCAGGATTCCATCCGCGCCCAGGTGGAACGCACCTCCATGCAACGGCAGCGCATCGAACGCCAGGCACTTCGGCGGGTGGCTGTCTCCGCGTTGAACACACTGCTTGGCCGCCGCGCGGACGCCCCACTGGCCGAGCCTGAGGCACCTCCCGCGCTGGCCGTCGGGCAGAGCCTGTTTGAGGCTACCCGCCAGCGGATTGCCGCCGGCAACCACCCTGCCCTGCAAGCCAGCGCCGCATTGGCCACGGCCGCCAATCGCCGCGCCGAGCTGGAACGGCGCAACCGATTTCCCGACGTCACCCTCGGAGTAGGCGCCATGCAGGTGGGTCATCGCGTGGACAGCTACTCGTTGATGCTGGAAGTGGAGATCCCGTTCCAGCAACGCGCCCGGCGAGGCCGGGAACGCGCATCGCGCTTGCTGGAAGAGGCCGCATTGACACGCACCGATGCCGCGCGCGACGAGTTGGAGGGTCGCCTGGGAAGCGTCTGGGGCCGTTGGCAGGGGGCCCGCGAGCAGCGCGAGCTGATTGAACAAACTCTGTTGCCGCAATCGGAGGCGAACTTCCAATCTGCGCTGGCCAGTTATCAGGTCGGCGAGGTCGATTTCGCGACCCTGCTGGAAGCCTTGCGCGAGTGGCAAGGCGCCGACCTGCTTCGGGTGGATGCCACCCGCGATGAACTTCTGGCCGCCGCCGCCGTGCGCGCCATCAGCGGAGACACACAATGA
- a CDS encoding DUF445 domain-containing protein, whose protein sequence is MLAVAAAVFAVGTWLRITHPHWGFDLLVAMAEAAMVGGLADWFAVVALFRHPLGQRWIPHTAIIPNKKVALGRALANFISDHFLESGEVLRRVEQFDPGKRLAAALANPVHAQTIGKFAVNVVPHLLQLMDSERLHRFLLGLVREQLQRADVADLGSQLLEVMTQDRRHQALLDSVLRDLGDVLADEDTQHLIASKISPQLWSVLRLTRLDDAVAEKLAAKIIAGISDLISDMAEDPSHELRLRFDDYVDAFIDRLRTDPSLQQKVSALRDRVLDDPALARYLRQSWIQVLDWVRDDLQRDDSAIAGKVADASRAIGDKLGSDPEVQGWLNRWVLDTLGPLIDKYRGAIRDFIVERVERWDTRELVRELELSVGSDLQYIRYNGTAIGALIGGLLYATVRLIEWLA, encoded by the coding sequence ATGCTGGCGGTGGCCGCCGCTGTTTTCGCCGTCGGTACCTGGCTGCGCATCACCCACCCGCATTGGGGGTTCGACCTGCTGGTGGCGATGGCCGAGGCGGCAATGGTCGGCGGGTTGGCGGACTGGTTCGCGGTGGTGGCCCTGTTCCGGCATCCGCTTGGCCAGCGCTGGATTCCGCACACTGCCATCATTCCCAACAAGAAGGTTGCGCTGGGCCGTGCGCTGGCGAATTTCATCAGCGATCACTTCCTGGAAAGTGGCGAAGTGCTGCGGCGCGTCGAGCAGTTCGACCCTGGCAAACGTCTCGCGGCCGCCTTGGCCAATCCGGTCCACGCACAGACGATCGGCAAGTTCGCGGTCAACGTCGTGCCGCACTTGCTGCAATTGATGGACAGCGAGCGCCTGCACCGTTTCCTGCTCGGACTGGTGCGCGAGCAACTGCAGCGCGCCGATGTCGCCGACCTGGGCAGCCAGCTGCTGGAAGTGATGACCCAGGACCGCCGCCACCAGGCGCTTCTGGACAGCGTGCTGCGCGACCTGGGCGACGTGCTGGCCGACGAAGATACCCAACACCTGATCGCGAGCAAGATCTCGCCGCAATTGTGGTCGGTACTGCGCCTGACCCGTCTCGACGACGCCGTGGCGGAGAAACTCGCGGCCAAGATCATCGCCGGGATCAGCGACCTGATCAGCGACATGGCCGAAGACCCCTCGCACGAGCTGCGGTTGCGATTTGACGACTACGTGGATGCGTTCATCGATCGCCTGCGTACCGACCCGTCCCTGCAGCAGAAGGTCTCCGCCCTGCGCGACCGCGTGCTCGACGATCCGGCACTCGCGCGCTACCTGCGCCAGTCCTGGATCCAGGTGCTGGACTGGGTGCGCGATGACCTGCAGCGTGACGATTCGGCGATTGCGGGCAAGGTGGCGGACGCCTCACGCGCGATCGGCGACAAGTTGGGGAGCGATCCGGAGGTGCAGGGCTGGCTGAACCGGTGGGTGCTGGACACGCTGGGACCGCTGATCGACAAGTACCGCGGAGCTATCCGCGACTTCATTGTCGAGCGCGTGGAGCGCTGGGATACCCGCGAACTGGTGCGTGAACTGGAATTGAGCGTCGGCAGCGACCTGCAGTACATCCGCTACAACGGCACCGCAATCGGGGCACTGATCGGCGGGCTGCTGTACGCGACGGTGCGCCTGATCGAGTGGCTCGCATGA
- the pgsA gene encoding CDP-diacylglycerol--glycerol-3-phosphate 3-phosphatidyltransferase, with amino-acid sequence MKLTVPTMLTLLRIALIPVLVVVFYLPFNWTSLAAASIFAFASLTDWADGWIARRYNQFSAFGAFLDPVADKLMVAVALMLTVQKHPTVWMTLWAAVIIGREIAVSALREWMAELGQRAKVKVATLGKIKTVVQMLALVFLLYQKPLFGLPIFTIGEWLLAAAALLTLWSGFAYLRAAWPSMKEDSRGS; translated from the coding sequence ATGAAGTTGACGGTACCCACCATGCTGACCCTGCTGCGGATCGCGCTGATCCCGGTGTTGGTGGTCGTTTTCTACCTGCCGTTCAACTGGACGAGCTTGGCGGCCGCGTCGATCTTCGCGTTTGCGTCGTTAACCGACTGGGCGGATGGCTGGATTGCCCGTCGCTACAACCAGTTCTCCGCGTTTGGCGCGTTTCTGGATCCGGTCGCCGACAAGTTGATGGTGGCCGTGGCGCTGATGTTGACGGTGCAGAAGCACCCGACGGTCTGGATGACCCTGTGGGCGGCGGTGATCATCGGGCGCGAGATCGCGGTCTCCGCGCTGCGCGAGTGGATGGCCGAGCTGGGACAGCGGGCGAAGGTGAAGGTCGCCACCCTGGGCAAGATCAAGACCGTCGTGCAGATGCTGGCGCTGGTGTTCCTGCTCTACCAGAAGCCCCTGTTCGGTCTGCCGATCTTCACCATCGGTGAGTGGTTGCTCGCGGCCGCGGCATTGCTTACCCTCTGGTCCGGTTTCGCATACTTGCGGGCCGCGTGGCCGTCGATGAAAGAAGATTCACGAGGCAGTTGA
- the kch gene encoding voltage-gated potassium channel protein, giving the protein MIAGESARKIAVRPIARVRALMRRWYSVLHGDSWFPHVPLAVALATGGVLLLRLDFGADWRTYLHGMLDGHFAVRPQRLPGLLIGGGMLIMAGGLLSRSRLAWSMALLFALTGVTSLLLGQAQSHLLLAYFVVMLLALFIAWRQFDRSSVAASTLFAVTSVVMLLMYATFGAYYLGGDFDPPITDLVSALYYAMVTMSTVGFGDITPQTSETKLFTISVIVLGVAVFATSLTAVIAPMVSNSLKRIVTQKGTRMKREDHFVVIGSGPLAINTARELARRGNKVTRLLRTVPEDSDSREMDIVVGDPSSTEVLREAGADRAEAVLAMLVDDSENAFVILAVKELGGKARTVAAVNDAKHLSRVKLAQPDVVISPQVLGGELTAMLLSGEEVTPDFVMKHVFQRKDEPAGPPV; this is encoded by the coding sequence ATGATCGCGGGTGAGTCCGCCCGCAAGATCGCGGTGCGGCCGATCGCGCGGGTCCGTGCTCTGATGCGCCGCTGGTACTCGGTGCTGCACGGCGACAGCTGGTTTCCGCACGTGCCGCTCGCCGTCGCCCTCGCCACCGGCGGTGTGCTGCTGCTGCGTCTGGACTTCGGCGCGGACTGGCGGACCTACCTGCACGGAATGCTGGACGGTCACTTCGCGGTCCGACCGCAGCGGCTGCCCGGACTGCTGATCGGCGGCGGCATGCTGATCATGGCCGGCGGACTGCTCTCGCGCTCCCGGCTTGCCTGGAGCATGGCGCTGCTGTTCGCCCTTACCGGCGTTACCAGCCTGCTGCTTGGGCAGGCCCAGTCGCACCTGCTGCTGGCCTACTTCGTGGTCATGCTGCTGGCACTGTTCATCGCCTGGCGACAATTCGACCGCAGCAGTGTTGCCGCCAGCACCCTGTTCGCGGTTACGTCCGTCGTCATGCTGCTGATGTACGCGACCTTTGGCGCCTACTATCTGGGTGGCGATTTCGATCCACCGATCACCGACCTGGTCAGCGCCCTCTACTACGCCATGGTCACCATGAGCACCGTCGGCTTCGGCGACATCACGCCGCAGACGTCGGAAACCAAACTGTTCACCATTTCGGTCATCGTCCTGGGCGTCGCGGTGTTCGCGACCTCACTCACCGCCGTCATCGCGCCGATGGTCAGCAACAGCCTGAAACGCATCGTTACGCAAAAGGGGACACGCATGAAGCGGGAAGATCATTTCGTCGTCATCGGCAGCGGCCCGCTGGCGATCAATACCGCGCGGGAACTGGCACGCCGTGGCAACAAGGTGACCCGCCTGCTGCGCACGGTGCCCGAGGACAGCGACAGCCGCGAGATGGACATCGTGGTGGGCGACCCCAGCAGCACCGAGGTCTTGCGCGAGGCCGGCGCGGACCGCGCGGAGGCGGTCCTGGCGATGCTGGTGGACGACTCGGAGAATGCCTTCGTGATCCTTGCGGTGAAGGAGCTGGGCGGCAAGGCGCGCACCGTGGCCGCCGTCAACGATGCCAAGCACCTGAGCCGGGTCAAGCTGGCCCAACCCGACGTGGTGATCTCACCGCAGGTGCTGGGTGGCGAACTGACCGCCATGCTGCTCAGCGGCGAGGAAGTGACCCCGGACTTCGTGATGAAGCACGTGTTCCAGCGCAAGGACGAGCCTGCAGGACCGCCTGTGTGA
- a CDS encoding efflux RND transporter permease subunit, giving the protein MLARLIEWSVRNVFLVLVMAIAVTAGGIYALLNTPLDAQPDLSDVQVIVFADVPGQAPQVVEDQVTFPLSTAMLAVPRSKVVRGISMFGASYVYVIFEDGTDIYWARARVLEYLNSASKQMPAGVTPTLGPDATGVGWVYQYVLEGKQKSLDELRAIQDWYVRYQLTNSPGVAEVASVGGFVREYSITVDPGKLRQYGVPLSRISEVVAQSNRDVGGRVIEMTETEYMIRGRGYLRGIDDIENLVIKSDAGTPVLIADLARVELVPAERRGIAELNGEGEVVAGIAIARYGENALAVIEGLKEKMAEIQTGLPDGVNLKAVYDRSDLIQQAIATLRTTLIEESIIVALVCILFLFHVRSAMVAIVMLPVGVLIAFIAMRALGMNSNIMSLGGIAIAIGAMVDAAIVMIENAHKHIEHSDGSRSHRQLIIDACREVGPALFFSLLIITVAFLPVFALEDQEGRLFKPLAFTKTFVMAAGALLSVTLVPVLMLLFVRGRIMPEKKNPVNRFLIGAYRPVIGIVLRHKTATLAVAALTLVLTLWPASRLGSEFMPTLNEGTLLYMPTSLPGMSVTKAAELLQQQDRIIKTFPEVESVFGKAGRAMTATDPAPLEMFETVINLKPEDAWRDGMTVDALIAEMDQALQFPGVANSWTMPIKARTDMLSTGIRTPIGVKLFGTDLAEMERIAQQIEAAVRTVPGTTSAYAERLTGGYYLDIQPDARQLARYGLTVGDVQDVISAALGGELVTTTIEGRERFGVIVRYPRELRDDPQTIAREVLVATPDGAQIPLGELATLSISNGATAIRTENSLLSAYVYVDTRDSDLGEYVRLAQAAVADAVDFPPGYYATWSGQYEYMQRAAAKMKIVVPLTLVLIFLLLYLNFRRVTESLIVMLSVPFALVGGVWLMWALDYNLSVAVAVGFIALAGVAAETGVIMLIYLDQALERIAKTRRAEGRPVSLDDLQDAIVSGAVDRVRPKMMTVVAITAGLLPIMWSTGAGSEVTRRIAAPMVGGMASSTVLTLVVIPVIYALVKRRQLGRISAPGPVS; this is encoded by the coding sequence ATGCTGGCGCGTCTGATCGAATGGTCCGTCCGCAATGTCTTCCTGGTTCTGGTGATGGCGATCGCCGTGACCGCGGGCGGCATCTACGCCCTCCTCAATACCCCGCTGGACGCACAGCCTGACCTGTCCGATGTCCAGGTCATCGTATTCGCCGACGTGCCCGGCCAGGCCCCGCAAGTGGTTGAGGACCAGGTGACCTTTCCGTTGTCGACGGCAATGCTGGCGGTACCGCGCTCGAAGGTGGTCCGTGGCATCTCGATGTTCGGCGCCTCCTACGTCTACGTGATTTTCGAGGACGGCACCGACATCTACTGGGCCCGGGCCCGTGTGCTGGAATATCTCAACAGCGCATCCAAGCAGATGCCCGCCGGGGTGACTCCGACGCTCGGGCCGGATGCCACCGGCGTGGGCTGGGTCTACCAGTACGTGCTGGAAGGCAAACAGAAGTCGCTCGACGAACTGCGCGCGATCCAGGACTGGTACGTCCGCTACCAGTTGACCAACTCGCCCGGCGTGGCCGAGGTCGCCAGTGTCGGTGGCTTCGTCCGCGAGTACTCGATCACCGTGGACCCCGGCAAGCTGCGCCAGTACGGCGTGCCGCTGTCGCGGATCTCCGAGGTGGTTGCCCAGAGCAACCGCGATGTGGGCGGCCGGGTCATCGAGATGACCGAAACCGAGTACATGATCCGCGGGCGTGGCTACCTGCGCGGAATCGACGACATCGAGAACCTGGTGATCAAGAGCGACGCCGGCACGCCGGTGCTGATCGCCGATCTCGCGCGGGTCGAACTGGTTCCCGCGGAGCGGCGCGGCATCGCCGAGCTCAATGGCGAAGGCGAAGTGGTCGCCGGCATCGCCATTGCCCGCTATGGCGAAAACGCGCTCGCCGTCATCGAGGGTCTGAAGGAGAAGATGGCCGAGATCCAGACCGGTTTGCCGGACGGAGTCAACCTGAAGGCCGTGTACGACCGCTCCGACCTCATCCAGCAAGCCATCGCCACGTTGCGCACCACGCTGATCGAGGAAAGCATCATCGTGGCGCTGGTCTGCATCCTGTTCCTGTTCCACGTGCGCAGTGCGATGGTCGCCATTGTGATGCTGCCGGTCGGCGTGTTGATCGCCTTCATCGCGATGCGCGCACTGGGCATGAACTCCAACATCATGAGCCTGGGCGGCATTGCCATTGCGATCGGGGCCATGGTGGACGCGGCCATCGTGATGATCGAGAACGCGCACAAGCACATAGAACACAGTGATGGCAGCCGCTCGCATCGGCAACTGATCATCGACGCCTGTCGAGAAGTCGGACCCGCGCTGTTCTTCAGCCTGCTGATCATCACTGTCGCGTTCCTGCCGGTATTCGCCCTGGAGGACCAGGAGGGACGCCTGTTCAAGCCGCTGGCATTCACCAAGACCTTCGTCATGGCCGCAGGCGCTCTGCTCTCGGTCACGCTGGTGCCGGTGCTGATGCTGCTGTTCGTGCGCGGCAGGATCATGCCCGAGAAGAAGAACCCGGTGAACCGATTCCTGATCGGGGCATATCGCCCGGTCATCGGGATCGTACTGCGGCACAAGACCGCCACGCTCGCGGTCGCGGCGCTGACCCTGGTGCTGACCCTGTGGCCGGCGTCCCGACTCGGCAGCGAGTTCATGCCGACCCTCAACGAAGGCACCCTGCTCTACATGCCCACGTCCCTGCCCGGGATGTCGGTGACCAAGGCCGCCGAGCTGTTGCAGCAGCAGGACCGCATCATCAAGACCTTCCCGGAGGTGGAGTCGGTGTTCGGCAAAGCCGGGCGTGCAATGACCGCCACCGATCCGGCGCCACTGGAGATGTTCGAAACCGTCATCAACCTGAAACCGGAGGATGCGTGGCGCGACGGTATGACGGTCGATGCGCTGATCGCCGAAATGGACCAGGCGCTGCAGTTCCCGGGCGTTGCCAACTCCTGGACCATGCCGATCAAGGCACGTACCGACATGCTGTCCACCGGCATCCGCACGCCGATCGGGGTCAAGCTGTTCGGCACCGACCTGGCCGAGATGGAACGGATCGCCCAGCAGATCGAGGCGGCCGTACGCACGGTGCCGGGCACCACCAGCGCGTATGCCGAGCGGCTGACCGGCGGTTACTACCTGGACATCCAACCCGACGCGCGGCAACTGGCACGCTACGGACTGACCGTGGGCGACGTGCAGGACGTGATCTCGGCGGCACTGGGTGGCGAGCTGGTGACCACCACGATCGAGGGGCGCGAACGCTTCGGCGTCATCGTGCGCTATCCGCGTGAACTGCGTGACGACCCGCAGACGATCGCACGCGAGGTGCTGGTCGCCACACCCGACGGCGCACAGATCCCGTTGGGTGAGCTGGCGACGTTGTCGATCAGCAACGGCGCGACGGCAATCCGCACCGAGAACTCGTTGCTGTCGGCCTACGTCTACGTCGACACCCGCGACAGCGACCTGGGCGAGTACGTGCGCCTGGCGCAAGCCGCGGTCGCCGATGCGGTCGACTTCCCCCCGGGCTATTACGCCACCTGGAGCGGCCAGTACGAGTACATGCAACGCGCCGCCGCGAAGATGAAGATCGTCGTGCCGCTGACCCTGGTACTGATCTTCCTGCTGCTGTACCTGAACTTCCGCCGCGTGACCGAATCGCTGATCGTGATGCTCTCGGTACCGTTCGCCTTGGTCGGCGGCGTCTGGCTGATGTGGGCGCTGGACTACAACCTCAGCGTCGCGGTGGCGGTGGGCTTCATTGCCCTTGCCGGCGTGGCCGCCGAGACCGGCGTGATCATGCTGATCTATCTCGACCAGGCACTGGAGAGGATTGCGAAAACGCGGCGCGCCGAGGGCCGGCCGGTGAGCCTGGACGACCTGCAGGACGCGATCGTTTCCGGCGCGGTGGATCGTGTGCGGCCGAAGATGATGACCGTCGTCGCCATCACCGCCGGACTGCTGCCGATCATGTGGAGCACGGGCGCCGGTTCGGAGGTGACCCGGCGTATCGCTGCGCCGATGGTCGGGGGCATGGCGTCCTCGACGGTGCTCACCCTGGTGGTGATTCCGGTGATCTATGCGCTGGTCAAGCGTCGTCAGCTCGGACGGATCAGTGCACCCGGGCCCGTCTCATGA
- the uvrC gene encoding excinuclease ABC subunit UvrC codes for MTKAAPPFDGKAFARTLSTAPGVYRMISADDKALYVGKASALRNRVSSYFNATPKSARIMSMLAQTARMEVTVTRTETEALILENELIKSLKPRYNVLLRDDKSYPYVLLTNEEWPRITMHRGPRSVPGRYFGPYASVGAVRDTLNLIHKLFKLRSCDASVFANRTRPCLQYQIGRCSGPCVGLVDAEAYAESVRRAVLMLEGRSDELTDEIGRAMEAASARLAFEEAARLRDLLGSIRTLQARQYVDGRAADLDVLAVAMQGSAACVMLLAFRDGRNLGTRSFFPRTNGSESAEEVLAAFVSQYYGEHMPPGEIVLDRDIPDRQLIEEALSSAGERRVQLRWNVRGDRAGYLDLARRNAQITLASERTSHAAQLARAQDLQKMLGMDELPGRIECFDISHTMGEATVASCVVFDAEGPVRGQYRRFNIAGIEPGDDYAAMHQALSRRFKRAIAAQGKPAGVLPDVLLIDGGAGQVAQARAVLDELDIHSVVLVGVAKGPARRPGDEDLLLPDGRTLHPGADSPALQLVQQVRDEAHRFAITGHRGRRQKVRNSSRLEDIPGIGPRRRGNLLRHFGGLGGLKGAGVEEISRVEGINAALAERIYATLHGLEEAGSGPDDGTRSNG; via the coding sequence ATGACCAAGGCAGCTCCCCCATTCGACGGCAAGGCGTTTGCCAGGACATTGAGCACTGCACCGGGTGTGTACCGGATGATCAGTGCCGATGACAAGGCGCTGTACGTGGGCAAGGCCAGCGCCCTGCGCAACCGCGTGTCGAGCTACTTCAACGCGACCCCGAAGTCGGCCCGGATCATGTCCATGCTCGCGCAGACGGCGCGCATGGAGGTCACGGTCACCCGCACCGAGACGGAGGCCTTGATCCTCGAAAATGAGCTGATCAAGTCGCTGAAGCCCCGTTACAACGTCCTGCTGCGGGACGACAAAAGCTACCCCTACGTGCTGCTGACCAACGAGGAGTGGCCGCGCATAACGATGCACCGTGGGCCGCGCTCGGTGCCCGGGCGCTACTTTGGTCCGTACGCCAGTGTCGGTGCCGTGCGCGACACGCTCAACCTGATCCACAAGCTGTTCAAGCTGCGCAGCTGCGACGCCAGCGTGTTCGCCAACCGCACCCGACCGTGCCTGCAATACCAGATTGGCCGCTGCAGCGGCCCCTGCGTCGGGCTGGTCGACGCGGAGGCCTACGCCGAGAGCGTGCGCCGCGCCGTGCTGATGCTGGAAGGCCGCAGCGACGAGCTGACCGACGAGATCGGCCGCGCGATGGAGGCCGCCAGCGCGCGCCTGGCGTTCGAGGAGGCTGCGCGGCTGCGCGACCTGCTGGGTTCCATCCGCACCCTGCAGGCGCGCCAGTACGTTGACGGGCGTGCGGCCGATCTGGACGTGCTGGCCGTGGCGATGCAGGGCAGCGCGGCGTGCGTGATGCTGCTGGCGTTCCGCGACGGCCGCAATCTGGGCACCCGCTCGTTCTTCCCGCGGACCAACGGCAGCGAGAGCGCCGAGGAAGTGCTGGCGGCATTCGTCTCGCAGTACTACGGCGAGCATATGCCGCCGGGCGAAATCGTCCTGGACCGCGACATTCCCGATCGCCAGCTGATCGAGGAAGCACTGTCGAGCGCGGGGGAGCGGCGAGTGCAGTTGCGTTGGAACGTGCGCGGCGACCGGGCCGGCTATCTGGATCTGGCACGCCGCAACGCCCAGATCACCCTGGCCAGCGAGCGCACCAGCCACGCCGCCCAGCTGGCACGCGCTCAGGACCTGCAGAAGATGCTCGGCATGGACGAATTGCCCGGGCGGATCGAATGTTTCGACATCAGCCACACCATGGGCGAGGCGACCGTGGCATCGTGCGTGGTGTTCGACGCGGAAGGCCCGGTGCGCGGCCAGTACCGCCGCTTCAACATCGCCGGCATCGAGCCGGGCGACGACTACGCCGCGATGCATCAGGCGCTGAGCCGCAGGTTCAAGCGTGCAATCGCCGCCCAGGGAAAGCCGGCGGGGGTGTTGCCTGACGTCCTGTTGATCGACGGCGGCGCCGGGCAGGTCGCCCAGGCCCGCGCGGTGCTCGACGAGCTCGACATCCACAGCGTCGTGCTGGTCGGCGTGGCCAAGGGACCGGCCCGGCGTCCGGGTGATGAGGATCTGCTGCTGCCTGACGGGCGCACCCTGCATCCCGGCGCCGACTCGCCGGCATTGCAGCTGGTCCAGCAGGTGCGCGACGAGGCCCACCGCTTCGCGATCACCGGTCACCGGGGTCGTCGCCAGAAAGTACGCAATTCAAGCCGGCTGGAAGATATTCCCGGTATTGGCCCGCGTCGACGCGGTAACCTGTTGCGACACTTCGGCGGCCTGGGTGGACTCAAGGGCGCCGGAGTGGAAGAAATCTCGCGGGTCGAGGGTATCAATGCGGCTTTGGCTGAACGCATCTACGCGACCTTGCACGGACTGGAAGAAGCGGGCAGCGGGCCGGATGACGGCACACGGAGTAACGGATGA